From the genome of Armatimonadota bacterium, one region includes:
- a CDS encoding metallophosphatase, with the protein MARITIFHTSDLHNKLTAELATRLRDLKSEAPGSIMLDSGDAIWSGNIYWRPGGEPALDLMNSVPYDALTMGNREFHFMGIGVDSKTSRADFPVLSANIRPSKANRWPKIPSHIIIERSGVRIAVFGLSVPCITEKMLVKKVSDYYFVSPIDAAAEIVPNLRKDADIVIALTHIGIKPDRELAGSVPGIDMILGGHTHVLAEEQVGRTWIFHHGFYANYTGRVDIDFDSGRITGVFNELIPLAKA; encoded by the coding sequence ATGGCGCGCATCACAATCTTCCATACCTCCGACTTGCACAACAAGCTCACTGCCGAGTTGGCCACTCGCCTGCGCGATTTGAAATCCGAAGCACCCGGCAGCATCATGCTCGACTCTGGTGATGCTATATGGTCCGGCAATATATACTGGCGTCCCGGTGGAGAACCTGCTCTGGACCTGATGAACTCAGTGCCATATGATGCCCTTACTATGGGCAACCGAGAGTTCCATTTTATGGGCATAGGCGTCGATTCCAAAACCTCAAGGGCAGATTTTCCAGTCCTGAGCGCCAACATCCGCCCATCCAAGGCCAATCGCTGGCCTAAAATACCGTCTCACATCATTATCGAGCGCTCAGGAGTCCGCATAGCAGTGTTCGGGCTCAGCGTTCCGTGCATCACCGAGAAGATGCTGGTAAAGAAAGTGTCGGACTATTATTTTGTGTCGCCAATCGATGCCGCGGCAGAGATAGTTCCCAACCTGCGCAAAGACGCCGATATAGTTATTGCTCTGACTCACATTGGGATCAAACCTGACCGTGAACTGGCCGGAAGCGTGCCAGGGATCGATATGATCCTTGGCGGCCACACTCATGTCTTAGCCGAGGAGCAGGTAGGCCGGACGTGGATATTTCATCACGGCTTCTACGCCAACTATACCGGCAGAGTGGACATAGATTTCGATTCAGGCCGTATAACCGGTGTTTTCAACGAACTGATACCTCTGGCGAAAGCGTAG